The following coding sequences are from one Vicugna pacos chromosome 11, VicPac4, whole genome shotgun sequence window:
- the FAM89A gene encoding protein FAM89A: protein MSGAGAAGSVRGLRVDGLPPLPKSLSGLLHSASGGGASGGWRHLERLYAQKSRIQDELSRGGAGGGGARAAALPAKPPNLDAALALLRKEMVGLRQLDMSLLCQLYSLYESIQEYKGACQAASSPDGTYALENGFFEEDEEYFHEQSPLQDGRGRGPPRDLPLPSSRLPGGDWILESI, encoded by the exons ATGAGTGGGGCCGGGGCGGCCGGCTCGGTGCGCGGGTTGCGGGTGGACGGGCTGCCGCCGCTGCCCAAGAGCCTGAGCGGGCTGCTGCACTCGGCGTCGGGCGGCGGCGCGTCGGGGGGCTGGAGGCACCTGGAGCGGCTGTACGCGCAGAAGTCGCGCATCCAGGACGAGCTGAGCCGCGGGGGCGCCGGAGGCGGCGGGGCACGGGCCGCGGCGCTGCCCGCCAAGCCTCCCAACCTGGACGCCGCGCTGGCCCTGCTGCGCAAGGAGATG GTCGGCCTGCGACAGCTGGACATGTCCCTGCTCTGCCAGTTGTACAGCCTCTACGAGTCCATCCAGGAATACAAGGGGGCCTGCCAGGCGGCGTCCAGCCCGGACGGCACTTACGCTCTTGAGAACGGCTTCTTCGAGGAGGACGAGGAGTACTTCCACGAGCAGAGCCCCCTCCAGgatgggagggggcggggccctcCGAGGGACCTGCCACTGCCCAGCTCCCGGCTCCCCGGTGGCGACTGGATTCTGGAGTCCATCTAG